A stretch of the Thiocystis violascens DSM 198 genome encodes the following:
- a CDS encoding helix-turn-helix domain-containing protein → MNTVADRVKFLRQHLQLTQEALGQCAGGISKQAVSQWERALTEPQWEALNALQRTRQVNPQWLLKGTAPMLLSEEAGDPGHALDRVPSHRIEQRPLAELLDELSRRLALADPSVREEVTRLVLRYMENPRAGARIAQAIDLLLGSDDDTSTR, encoded by the coding sequence ATGAATACTGTTGCCGACCGTGTAAAGTTCCTTCGCCAGCACTTGCAGCTCACGCAGGAGGCGCTGGGACAGTGCGCGGGCGGCATCTCTAAACAGGCGGTCTCGCAATGGGAGCGTGCGCTCACGGAGCCGCAATGGGAGGCGTTGAACGCCTTACAGCGCACCCGACAGGTAAATCCCCAGTGGTTGCTGAAGGGAACCGCGCCGATGCTCCTGAGCGAGGAGGCAGGCGACCCCGGCCACGCCCTTGACCGCGTCCCCTCCCACCGCATCGAGCAGCGCCCCTTAGCGGAGCTGCTCGATGAGCTGTCGCGTCGCCTGGCGCTGGCCGATCCATCCGTGCGCGAGGAGGTGACCCGGCTGGTGCTGCGCTACATGGAGAACCCCCGAGCGGGGGCGCGGATCGCGCAAGCGATCGATCTGCTGCTGGGATCGGACGACGACACCTCGACCCGTTAG
- a CDS encoding tyrosine-type recombinase/integrase, which yields MAWIHSDQAKAKKAIGVPLNTDAMLVLRRWEDRHPERVFAYPRPDENGSIEWSPVTKAGGRAWRKALQRAGIEQFRWHDLRHT from the coding sequence GTGGCTTGGATTCACTCCGACCAGGCCAAGGCTAAAAAAGCCATCGGGGTACCGCTCAATACCGACGCTATGCTGGTGCTGCGGCGTTGGGAGGACCGACACCCCGAACGGGTCTTCGCCTACCCGCGGCCCGATGAGAACGGGAGCATTGAATGGTCCCCGGTCACCAAGGCGGGTGGACGGGCTTGGCGTAAGGCTCTCCAGCGAGCGGGGATTGAGCAGTTTCGCTGGCACGACCTGCGCCACACCTAG
- a CDS encoding Arm DNA-binding domain-containing protein: MGKLTVKQLESLTPDNVGRKLFDGDGLYGRVRAQKTGIVVTFEYRFTLQGTTRTAACGKWPEESLKDIRKTRDAKQALVDTGTDPVEQGRAEKLRKRSSDIRQSWLGSRPTPLRGERSRMR, encoded by the coding sequence ATGGGTAAGCTGACGGTCAAGCAACTGGAATCGCTCACGCCCGATAATGTCGGGCGGAAGCTGTTCGATGGCGACGGGCTGTACGGACGGGTCCGTGCACAGAAGACCGGGATCGTCGTTACCTTCGAATACCGCTTCACGCTGCAAGGGACGACGCGGACGGCGGCGTGTGGCAAGTGGCCGGAGGAGTCGTTGAAGGACATCCGCAAGACGCGCGATGCGAAACAGGCGTTGGTGGATACCGGTACCGATCCGGTCGAGCAAGGCCGGGCGGAGAAGCTGCGCAAGCGGTCCAGCGACATCAGGCAGAGCTGGCTCGGATCGCGGCCGACTCCGCTGCGCGGCGAACGCTCAAGGATGCGATGA
- a CDS encoding tyrosine-type recombinase/integrase: MTQWTKAELARRKDGGSESMRAIEKDILPVLGEVALVDLKRAMVVDVLDKVVERGARVMANHLFSDLRQFFNYAVARDWVEAHPLAGLTKEKIGGREKARERYLSEEEIIELKQRLPAANLLHTTELAIWIMLSTCCRVGELSQSRWEHLDLDQGSWFIPGSNTKNAKDHNVFLSDFAKAQFLALKTLTGDSAWCLPARDDQGHVCLKSITKQIKDRVRDEPLSNRTKATGALLLSGGAWTPHDLRRTGATMMGELGVIGEVIERCLNHVEQNKLKRIYQRHELKAEQRDAWRRLGDRLALLLAAEGQENVVVGRFAKRA; encoded by the coding sequence ATGACCCAATGGACAAAAGCGGAGCTGGCTCGCCGCAAGGATGGCGGCAGTGAATCAATGCGGGCGATCGAGAAAGACATTCTTCCGGTCCTCGGCGAGGTGGCGCTGGTTGACCTCAAGCGGGCGATGGTGGTCGATGTGCTCGACAAGGTGGTCGAGCGTGGCGCGCGGGTGATGGCCAATCATCTCTTCAGCGATCTCCGTCAGTTCTTCAACTATGCCGTCGCGCGTGACTGGGTCGAGGCACACCCGCTAGCAGGGTTGACGAAGGAGAAGATCGGTGGACGGGAGAAGGCACGCGAGCGCTACCTCTCCGAAGAGGAGATCATCGAGTTGAAGCAGCGCCTGCCGGCGGCCAACCTGCTGCACACGACGGAGTTAGCCATCTGGATCATGCTCTCGACCTGCTGTCGGGTGGGCGAGCTGTCGCAGTCCCGGTGGGAGCATCTCGATCTGGACCAAGGTTCATGGTTTATCCCTGGTAGCAACACCAAGAACGCCAAGGATCACAACGTCTTTCTCTCCGATTTCGCCAAGGCGCAGTTCCTGGCGCTGAAAACCCTGACGGGCGATTCGGCCTGGTGCCTGCCGGCCAGGGACGACCAGGGGCATGTCTGCTTGAAGTCCATCACCAAACAGATCAAGGACCGTGTGCGCGATGAGCCGCTCTCCAACCGGACCAAGGCCACGGGGGCGTTGCTGCTATCGGGTGGGGCCTGGACGCCGCATGATCTGCGCCGCACGGGCGCGACCATGATGGGCGAGTTGGGCGTGATCGGCGAAGTCATCGAGCGCTGTCTGAATCATGTCGAGCAGAACAAGCTCAAGCGGATCTATCAGCGCCATGAGCTGAAAGCTGAACAGCGGGATGCCTGGCGGCGGCTCGGGGATCGGCTCGCGCTGCTGCTCGCCGCAGAGGGACAGGAGAATGTGGTCGTTGGTCGGTTTGCCAAACGTGCCTGA